The Flavobacterium praedii genome window below encodes:
- a CDS encoding TonB-dependent receptor — translation MGKSLLGMLFLLKITFVFSQKPTGIKGKIIDAKTQKPLENVVVTIENTQLMQLTTTDGIFSFYAVVPGNQLLLLHSQGFKDMILPVVIIKDEMVDLGAIPLEDNQTSEQQTGIITLLESDLSDDNSGSESTSGLLQSSRDAFQQAAAFNWGQARFRIRGLDSQYATTMINGVTMNKLFDGRPQWGDWGGLNNVVRNQEFTVGSFPSDYAFGGILGTQEINTRASIYKPGMILSFTGTNTNYSWRMVGTYASGMNSKGWAFVVSAGTRWAEEGYFEGTNYNALAGFISVEKKINDHHSLNFSGFYTPNSRAKNSPNTAEVTELTSYNYNSYWGWHEGKKRNTRIKTIEEPILMLNHFYTINDFTTLHSSLTYQFGKITNSNIDYQNGNSPDPTYYRKMPSYYSSLYAPDDGAFSGAFTPDFVNADKSREQFLANNQIDWKAMYFANQSPIIDANGQITGYAPTKSNYVLYEDRTDDQTLTATSTFNTQISDNLFLTAGGFYSHLKSHNYQQLTDLLGGLYFDDLDVFYNGNQAQSDLNHPDRQVVVGDAYGYNFNYNANTLNLFTNFKFTYDEVDFYLAQNFISTNYQREGLYQNGIYSTNSFGKSEKVQFENFGFKGGILFKISGKQQLSFNGAYLSNAPTIRNTFPNSRLNNSVVSGLESENISSLDASYFYRTPKWQTRLTLFYAKIMNITQTSFFYAEGIFDDGAGYANTDAFVSQTLKHLDKKNLGVEFSFQYQLSPTLMANFSAGYGQYTIDSNPNVTITNDAQATSENPNPVFDFGTASLKNYHLAGMPQQAFALGIEYRDPKYWWIGANFNYLADSFIDISPISRTVTFYKNPASGFNFPEASEERARELLKQEAFDPTTLLNISGGKSWKIKGKNIGIFATVNNVLDLTYKTGGYEQARNANFRQLNQDVSSGTPNFGNKYFYGYGRTYFVNLYINL, via the coding sequence ATGGGTAAATCTTTGTTAGGAATGCTTTTTTTATTGAAAATTACTTTTGTGTTTTCACAAAAACCAACTGGAATTAAAGGGAAAATTATTGATGCTAAAACTCAAAAACCATTAGAAAATGTAGTGGTTACGATTGAAAATACGCAGTTGATGCAACTCACAACAACTGATGGTATTTTTAGTTTTTATGCAGTAGTCCCCGGAAATCAATTGTTGCTTTTGCACAGTCAAGGGTTTAAGGATATGATACTGCCAGTTGTTATTATCAAAGATGAAATGGTAGATTTGGGTGCTATTCCATTAGAAGACAATCAAACTTCAGAACAACAAACAGGAATAATTACACTTCTTGAAAGTGATTTGAGTGATGATAATAGTGGTTCCGAAAGCACTTCGGGGCTTTTACAATCTTCCAGAGATGCTTTTCAGCAAGCCGCAGCTTTCAATTGGGGACAGGCGCGTTTTAGGATTCGCGGGTTAGACAGTCAATATGCAACGACCATGATTAATGGGGTTACGATGAACAAACTCTTCGACGGCAGACCACAATGGGGTGATTGGGGTGGTTTAAATAATGTGGTTCGGAATCAGGAATTTACCGTGGGTTCTTTTCCCTCAGATTATGCTTTTGGAGGGATTTTGGGTACTCAAGAAATTAATACGCGTGCTTCGATTTATAAGCCAGGTATGATTTTATCTTTTACAGGAACCAATACCAATTATTCTTGGCGAATGGTAGGGACTTATGCTTCTGGAATGAATAGCAAAGGGTGGGCATTTGTGGTTTCAGCAGGAACTCGCTGGGCTGAGGAAGGGTATTTTGAAGGAACTAATTATAATGCCTTAGCAGGTTTTATAAGTGTAGAAAAGAAAATAAACGACCATCATTCGTTGAATTTTTCTGGGTTCTACACACCCAATTCACGAGCCAAAAATTCACCAAATACCGCTGAAGTCACCGAATTAACTAGCTACAACTACAACTCGTATTGGGGTTGGCATGAAGGAAAAAAGCGAAATACCAGAATTAAAACTATCGAAGAACCCATCTTGATGCTGAATCATTTTTATACAATAAATGATTTCACAACTCTGCATTCAAGTTTGACGTATCAATTTGGAAAAATCACCAACAGCAATATTGATTACCAAAATGGTAATAGTCCAGATCCCACTTATTATAGAAAAATGCCGAGTTATTACAGTTCACTCTATGCGCCGGATGATGGTGCGTTTTCGGGAGCGTTTACACCTGATTTTGTGAATGCAGACAAAAGTAGAGAACAGTTTCTAGCCAATAATCAAATCGATTGGAAGGCGATGTATTTTGCCAATCAATCTCCAATTATAGATGCAAACGGTCAAATAACAGGTTACGCTCCCACCAAAAGTAATTATGTTTTGTACGAAGATCGAACGGATGACCAGACTTTGACGGCCACTTCTACTTTTAATACACAAATAAGTGACAATCTTTTCTTGACAGCCGGTGGTTTTTACAGCCATTTAAAATCACATAATTACCAACAATTAACGGACTTACTAGGAGGTTTGTATTTTGACGATTTAGATGTTTTTTATAATGGAAATCAAGCGCAATCCGATTTGAATCATCCCGATAGACAGGTTGTGGTAGGAGATGCTTATGGTTACAACTTTAATTACAATGCGAATACTTTAAACCTTTTTACCAACTTTAAATTCACTTATGATGAGGTTGATTTTTATTTGGCTCAAAATTTTATAAGCACCAATTATCAAAGAGAAGGCTTGTACCAAAACGGAATTTATTCAACCAATTCTTTCGGGAAAAGTGAGAAAGTTCAATTTGAAAATTTTGGTTTTAAAGGTGGAATTCTTTTTAAGATTTCGGGGAAACAACAGTTAAGTTTTAACGGTGCCTACCTTTCTAATGCACCAACTATCAGGAATACATTTCCAAATTCGAGATTGAACAATTCGGTTGTTTCTGGTTTAGAAAGTGAAAATATAAGCAGTTTGGATGCGAGTTATTTTTACAGGACTCCAAAATGGCAAACCCGTCTCACTCTTTTTTATGCCAAAATAATGAACATCACTCAAACTTCGTTCTTTTATGCCGAGGGAATTTTTGATGATGGAGCAGGATATGCCAATACAGACGCTTTTGTGAGTCAGACTTTGAAACATTTGGATAAGAAAAATTTAGGTGTGGAATTCAGTTTTCAATACCAATTAAGCCCAACACTAATGGCAAATTTCTCGGCTGGATATGGTCAATATACAATTGACAGCAACCCGAATGTTACGATTACCAATGATGCTCAGGCAACTTCTGAAAATCCAAATCCAGTATTTGATTTTGGAACTGCATCCTTAAAAAATTACCATCTAGCGGGAATGCCTCAGCAAGCTTTTGCTTTAGGAATCGAGTACAGAGATCCAAAATATTGGTGGATTGGTGCCAACTTCAATTATTTGGCTGACAGTTTTATAGATATTTCTCCTATTTCCAGAACGGTAACTTTTTATAAAAATCCTGCTAGTGGTTTTAATTTTCCAGAAGCCTCAGAAGAAAGAGCGAGGGAATTATTAAAACAAGAAGCATTTGATCCAACAACTTTGTTAAATATTTCAGGCGGAAAATCATGGAAAATAAAAGGAAAGAATATTGGAATTTTTGCTACAGTAAATAATGTTTTGGATCTAACGTATAAAACTGGAGGGTATGAGCAAGCTCGAAATGCCAATTTCAGACAACTCAATCAAGATGTTTCTAGTGGAACTCCCAATTTTGGAAACAAATATTTTTACGGTTATGGGAGAACGTATTTTGTAAACCTGTACATCAATTTATAA
- a CDS encoding NADH:flavin oxidoreductase/NADH oxidase, with protein sequence MSSQLFSRLQIKSIVFKNRITISPMCQYSAQDGFANDWHLVHLGSRAAGGAGLIIQEATAVSAEGRISPGDLGLWSDDHIKKLQAITKFIISQNSVPGIQLAHAGRKASVSSPWYGNKKLTQNQGGWETVAPSAIGYHDNEQAPVALDKIGIQKVIADFKLATRRAEQAGYQVLEIHAAHGYLLHQFLSPLSNTRTDEYGGSFENRIRLLLEVLQAVQSEWSKVFPLMVRISATDWADEGWNAEESVQLSKILKEKGVDLIDVSSGGLVSHQQIPLGPNYQVHFAEKIKKETGVLTGAVGLITTSQQAEAIVASGKADLVFFARESLRNPNLGLTFAQELGVDVQWPKQYDRAKTR encoded by the coding sequence ATGTCTTCACAATTATTTTCTCGTCTACAAATAAAAAGTATTGTTTTCAAAAATAGAATCACAATTTCCCCTATGTGTCAATATTCTGCACAAGATGGTTTTGCAAATGATTGGCATTTGGTACATCTTGGAAGCCGCGCTGCAGGTGGTGCTGGTTTAATCATTCAGGAAGCTACTGCTGTTTCTGCCGAGGGAAGAATTTCTCCAGGTGATTTAGGGTTGTGGAGTGATGACCACATCAAGAAATTACAGGCTATCACCAAATTTATCATTAGTCAGAATTCGGTTCCCGGAATACAATTAGCTCATGCGGGTAGGAAAGCCAGTGTCTCGTCTCCTTGGTACGGCAATAAAAAATTGACTCAAAATCAAGGCGGATGGGAAACGGTTGCGCCAAGTGCGATTGGGTATCATGACAATGAGCAGGCTCCTGTAGCCTTGGATAAAATTGGAATTCAGAAAGTTATTGCTGATTTTAAATTAGCTACGCGAAGAGCGGAGCAAGCAGGGTATCAAGTTCTTGAAATTCATGCTGCCCACGGATATTTATTGCATCAATTTTTATCTCCTTTGTCTAATACACGTACCGATGAATATGGTGGCTCTTTTGAAAACCGTATTCGGTTGCTTCTGGAAGTATTGCAAGCCGTACAGTCTGAATGGTCAAAAGTATTTCCTTTGATGGTTAGAATCTCAGCTACAGATTGGGCTGATGAAGGTTGGAATGCTGAAGAATCAGTTCAACTTTCTAAAATTCTAAAAGAAAAAGGTGTTGATTTAATTGATGTTTCTTCAGGCGGATTGGTATCGCATCAACAAATTCCTTTGGGGCCTAATTATCAGGTACATTTTGCCGAAAAAATCAAAAAAGAAACAGGGGTTTTGACTGGAGCGGTTGGTTTAATAACCACTTCTCAACAAGCCGAAGCTATTGTGGCGAGCGGGAAGGCTGATCTTGTTTTCTTTGCTAGAGAATCGCTTAGAAATCCAAATTTGGGATTGACTTTTGCGCAAGAATTAGGTGTTGATGTTCAATGGCCAAAACAATACGATAGAGCCAAAACGAGATAA
- a CDS encoding Gfo/Idh/MocA family oxidoreductase, with amino-acid sequence MQKIKAALLSYGMSGKVFHAPFLEFHPGFELVGSWERSKHLIQLDYPNVKSYPTLATLLQDDIDLVIVNTPVGTHFEYAKQVLLAGKHAIVEKAFTTTVAEAQELVNLAKEKGLKLSVFQNRRWDSDFKTVQKVVTDKVLGELVEAEFHFDRYNPFLSPKGHKETVNSGAGILKDLGPHIIDQALSLFGFPQSVFADIRITREHSLVDDWIDILFYYSDFRVRLKAGFFVREANPAYVIHGKKGSFLKPRGDVQEDELKLGKKPNLDSWGKEVSGNEGLLHTEIDGKIIKDKIPTLQGNYYDFFDGVYQSIVNDTKEPVTAQEGLQVMQIIEAAIESNAQGKIIAL; translated from the coding sequence ATGCAAAAAATAAAAGCTGCATTACTGTCTTACGGGATGTCTGGAAAAGTTTTTCACGCTCCTTTTTTGGAATTTCATCCTGGATTTGAATTGGTTGGTTCTTGGGAGAGAAGCAAACATTTAATTCAATTGGATTATCCAAATGTAAAAAGCTATCCAACTCTTGCGACATTACTTCAGGACGATATAGATTTGGTCATTGTAAATACGCCGGTAGGAACTCATTTTGAATATGCGAAGCAAGTTTTACTTGCTGGGAAACACGCTATAGTAGAAAAAGCGTTTACGACAACAGTTGCTGAAGCTCAGGAATTAGTGAATTTGGCCAAAGAAAAAGGATTAAAACTTTCGGTTTTCCAAAATCGAAGATGGGACAGTGATTTTAAAACGGTACAAAAAGTGGTTACCGATAAAGTGTTGGGCGAATTAGTGGAAGCCGAGTTTCATTTTGATCGTTACAATCCGTTTTTGAGTCCGAAGGGGCATAAAGAAACGGTTAATTCTGGTGCCGGCATTCTAAAGGATTTAGGACCGCATATAATTGATCAGGCATTGTCTTTATTTGGATTCCCCCAAAGTGTTTTTGCTGATATTAGAATCACACGCGAGCATTCTTTGGTCGATGATTGGATAGATATTTTGTTTTATTATTCGGATTTTAGAGTGCGATTGAAAGCTGGTTTTTTTGTTCGTGAAGCAAACCCTGCGTATGTTATTCACGGTAAAAAAGGGTCTTTCCTGAAACCACGTGGTGATGTGCAAGAAGACGAATTAAAGCTCGGAAAGAAACCAAACCTTGATTCATGGGGGAAAGAAGTTTCTGGTAACGAAGGATTGTTGCATACGGAGATTGATGGGAAAATTATTAAAGATAAAATTCCAACGCTGCAGGGAAATTATTATGACTTTTTTGATGGTGTTTATCAGTCGATTGTGAATGATACCAAAGAACCAGTTACTGCTCAAGAAGGTTTGCAGGTAATGCAAATAATAGAAGCTGCTATTGAAAGTAATGCTCAAGGGAAAATTATTGCGTTGTAA
- a CDS encoding DUF5689 domain-containing protein produces the protein MNLKFYTVFLGITLTFGSCATEEFDILKLTCTQPDLKVNRTVEEVRAVTGSIVTQYTYDDIIEAYVISSDEAGNFFKTISFQTLATAATPAVGFSVPVDASNTYIDFRLGNKVYIKMKDQYTDVNFGGMRIGSIYVNTYNEGGVGRISPNDYKKVLNASCTMVSEELLVRPVSIPDLLQDANINTLVELSDVQFTSDAIGRHYYEESNDVGGATNWSLKDKLGNQLLFRTSSFADFADKIVPDGSGKVRGVLTKFGSDYQLLARSENDVKFTGTAAVPFFAENFQSVETNTKLNLSGWTNLVQKGTKFWLGTVYAGNGYAEFNTTGTKVVSNIAWLISPKIDMDLHTKEVLTFRSAQHHLDVDSPLNSIEVYVSQNFDGLNIDKATWISLKVILPKQATPWYQFVGSGGVDLSSYTGKINIAFKYTGSGKNLALDGAFQIDDVQIYGDK, from the coding sequence ATGAACTTAAAATTCTATACTGTTTTTTTAGGAATTACATTGACTTTTGGCAGTTGTGCTACAGAAGAATTTGATATACTAAAATTAACTTGCACCCAACCCGATTTGAAAGTAAACCGGACCGTTGAAGAAGTTCGAGCCGTTACAGGTTCCATTGTAACACAATATACGTACGATGATATTATTGAAGCGTATGTGATTTCGAGCGATGAGGCTGGAAATTTTTTTAAGACCATTTCGTTTCAAACTTTGGCTACAGCCGCAACCCCAGCAGTAGGTTTTAGTGTTCCTGTAGATGCTTCGAACACTTATATTGATTTTAGATTGGGTAATAAAGTCTATATCAAAATGAAAGATCAATATACGGATGTTAATTTTGGAGGGATGCGAATAGGAAGCATTTACGTCAATACGTACAATGAAGGAGGTGTGGGTAGAATTTCTCCAAATGATTATAAAAAAGTACTGAACGCTTCTTGCACAATGGTGAGTGAGGAACTTTTAGTGCGTCCTGTTTCTATTCCTGATTTGTTGCAGGATGCCAATATAAATACCTTGGTAGAATTGTCTGATGTGCAATTTACTTCTGATGCCATTGGACGCCATTATTACGAAGAATCGAACGATGTTGGAGGAGCAACCAATTGGAGTTTGAAGGATAAATTAGGAAATCAACTGTTATTTAGAACCAGTAGTTTTGCTGATTTTGCAGATAAAATTGTTCCCGACGGAAGTGGAAAAGTACGAGGCGTTTTGACCAAGTTTGGGTCAGATTATCAATTGTTGGCACGATCTGAAAACGATGTAAAGTTTACAGGAACGGCTGCAGTTCCGTTCTTTGCAGAAAATTTCCAAAGTGTGGAAACCAATACCAAACTCAATCTTTCAGGTTGGACAAATTTGGTGCAAAAAGGAACAAAATTTTGGTTGGGAACCGTGTATGCAGGCAATGGTTATGCCGAATTCAATACTACAGGAACCAAAGTAGTATCCAATATTGCATGGCTGATTTCTCCAAAAATTGATATGGATTTGCATACCAAAGAAGTACTCACTTTTAGATCGGCGCAACATCACTTAGATGTGGATTCGCCATTAAATTCAATCGAAGTTTATGTTTCCCAAAATTTTGATGGTTTGAATATTGACAAAGCCACTTGGATTTCGCTAAAAGTTATATTGCCTAAACAAGCTACGCCTTGGTATCAGTTTGTGGGTTCTGGAGGAGTAGATTTGTCATCCTATACCGGAAAAATAAACATTGCTTTCAAGTACACAGGTTCTGGAAAAAACCTTGCTTTGGATGGCGCTTTTCAAATAGATGATGTTCAGATTTATGGAGATAAATAA
- a CDS encoding glycoside hydrolase family 97 protein, translating to MKHLLYTALFCFLVLQSANSQQLKSPNGKFSMEFTLLKDGTPSYHLNYKDKEVIKSSKLGLELKKDKKSLLNDFTIIDTKTTSFDETWKPVWGEVENIRNQYNELAVTLNQKETDRQIIIRFRLFNDGLGFRYEFPTQKNLVYFVIKEERTQFAMTGDHTAYWIPGDYDTQEYDYTISKLSEIRGLTEKAKTSNLSQTSFSPTGVQTSLMLKTANGIYINLHEAALINYSCMHLNLDDKNMVFESWLTPDEKGDKGNIQAPTHSPWRTIIVSDDAREILASKMTLNLNDPCKIEDTSWIKPIKYVGVWWEMISGKSSWSYTDEFPSVQLGVTDYSKAKPNGTHGANNANVKKYIDFAAANGFGAVLVEGWNEGWEDWFGHSKDYVFDFVTPYPDFDVKGIQEYAKSKGVKMIMHHETSGSVRNYERHMDQAYQFMKDNGYDAVKSGYVGSIISNGDNHYNQFMINHYQYALEKAADYKIMVNAHEAVRPTGICRTYPNLIGNESARGTEYQAFAGSKPNHVTLLPFTRLIGGPMDYTPGIFEMDLSKFSPNNKSHVNSTIANQLALYVTLYSPLQMAADFPEHYNKFPDAFQFIKDVAVDWSESNYLEAEPGQYITVARKAKGTNNWFVGNVNGYEPRTSSINLSFLEKGKKYTATIYADGKDANYKTNPQAYTVRKIQVTNTSKLSQLSAAGGGYAISIIQNKK from the coding sequence ATGAAACATTTACTTTATACAGCTCTGTTCTGCTTTTTGGTTTTGCAGTCTGCGAATTCCCAACAGTTGAAATCACCTAATGGAAAATTCTCCATGGAATTTACATTACTGAAAGATGGAACTCCAAGTTACCATTTAAACTATAAAGACAAAGAGGTCATAAAATCAAGTAAATTAGGACTTGAGCTAAAAAAAGACAAAAAATCGTTGTTGAATGATTTTACTATAATTGATACCAAAACTACCTCTTTTGACGAAACTTGGAAACCCGTTTGGGGCGAAGTTGAAAATATTAGAAATCAATATAACGAACTGGCAGTTACACTAAACCAAAAAGAAACAGATAGACAAATCATCATCCGTTTCCGATTGTTTAATGATGGATTGGGTTTTCGATATGAATTTCCAACCCAAAAAAACTTGGTATATTTTGTTATAAAAGAAGAAAGAACACAATTTGCTATGACGGGAGACCATACTGCTTATTGGATTCCGGGAGATTATGACACCCAAGAATACGATTACACCATTTCGAAATTATCTGAAATTAGAGGATTAACTGAAAAAGCAAAAACCAGTAATTTATCGCAAACCTCCTTTTCTCCAACTGGCGTTCAAACTTCTCTAATGCTGAAAACAGCAAATGGAATATATATCAATTTACATGAAGCGGCGTTGATTAATTATTCCTGTATGCACTTGAATCTAGATGATAAAAATATGGTTTTCGAATCTTGGTTAACTCCTGATGAAAAAGGAGATAAAGGGAACATTCAAGCTCCCACACATTCTCCATGGCGTACCATTATCGTGAGTGATGATGCTCGAGAAATTCTGGCTTCCAAAATGACTTTAAACTTGAATGACCCTTGTAAAATCGAAGATACTTCTTGGATTAAACCCATAAAATATGTTGGTGTTTGGTGGGAAATGATTAGCGGAAAAAGTTCCTGGTCGTACACCGATGAATTTCCCTCGGTACAATTGGGTGTTACTGATTATTCTAAAGCAAAACCAAACGGAACACACGGCGCTAATAATGCCAATGTGAAAAAATACATTGATTTTGCTGCTGCTAATGGATTTGGTGCTGTATTGGTTGAAGGCTGGAACGAAGGTTGGGAAGATTGGTTTGGTCATTCTAAAGATTATGTTTTTGACTTTGTAACGCCTTACCCAGATTTTGATGTAAAAGGTATACAAGAATATGCAAAATCCAAAGGGGTGAAAATGATTATGCACCATGAAACCTCTGGATCTGTTCGAAACTATGAACGTCATATGGATCAAGCGTACCAATTTATGAAAGACAATGGATACGATGCGGTAAAAAGTGGTTATGTAGGGAGCATCATCTCTAATGGAGACAATCATTACAATCAATTTATGATAAACCATTATCAATATGCCTTAGAAAAAGCAGCTGATTATAAAATTATGGTTAATGCCCATGAAGCAGTTCGCCCAACGGGTATTTGCAGAACTTACCCAAACCTAATTGGCAACGAATCTGCTCGAGGAACAGAATATCAAGCTTTTGCTGGATCCAAACCAAACCATGTAACATTATTGCCTTTTACTCGATTAATTGGTGGCCCAATGGATTATACTCCCGGTATTTTTGAAATGGATTTAAGTAAATTTAGTCCCAACAATAAATCGCACGTAAACAGCACGATTGCCAATCAATTGGCTTTATATGTAACCCTTTACAGCCCGTTGCAGATGGCTGCCGATTTTCCTGAACACTACAATAAATTTCCAGATGCATTCCAGTTTATTAAAGATGTAGCGGTAGATTGGAGCGAAAGTAATTATCTGGAAGCGGAGCCAGGACAATATATTACCGTAGCCCGAAAAGCAAAAGGAACCAACAACTGGTTTGTTGGGAATGTAAATGGATACGAACCTCGTACTTCAAGTATCAATTTATCATTTTTAGAAAAAGGAAAAAAATACACAGCCACGATTTATGCTGATGGAAAAGACGCTAATTACAAAACAAATCCACAGGCTTATACCGTTCGAAAAATACAGGTAACCAATACTTCTAAACTTTCTCAACTAAGTGCAGCTGGAGGCGGTTACGCAATAAGCATCATTCAAAATAAGAAATAA
- a CDS encoding MFS transporter produces the protein MTTIPKTNILTDLDLIGSSQPKGKYKKTYKDAKASYLFRIRGAVSMFYFAMGLCFATWASRIPTIKSDLHLSDGQLGTILFALPVGQLSMMYFSGKLVTRFGSHRILLFSILMYAISLTNLGLAQNAWQLALGLYFFGVFSNLTNISVNTQGVYTEGLFKRTIMSSFHGMWSMAGFTGALVGLGMLALGLSTYSHFLIVAFIAFLLIVFNFKFLIKAKETIKTEKKKGFRKPDTTLVLLGIIGFCSMASEGIMFDWSGVFFKDIVKVPGALVILGYTSFMIMMASGRFFGDKLINKFGRKTVMQISGIMISSGFFTAVIFPYLIPSMIAFMVIGLGVSTIVPTLYSIAGKHPTIPTGEALTAVSSVSFLGFLMGPPMIGYIAEASSLRYSFAFIGIFGVFIAFMVSRIKTIN, from the coding sequence ATGACCACAATCCCAAAAACAAACATTTTGACAGATTTAGATCTTATTGGTAGTTCTCAGCCCAAAGGCAAATACAAGAAAACATATAAGGATGCAAAAGCCTCTTATTTATTTAGAATTCGTGGAGCAGTTTCTATGTTTTATTTTGCTATGGGATTGTGTTTCGCTACTTGGGCAAGTAGAATTCCAACAATCAAATCGGATCTGCATTTAAGTGATGGTCAATTAGGAACCATTCTGTTTGCTTTGCCTGTTGGTCAGTTATCAATGATGTATTTTTCTGGTAAATTAGTAACTCGTTTTGGTAGTCATCGTATTTTACTTTTTTCTATTTTGATGTATGCGATTAGTTTGACTAATTTGGGATTGGCACAAAATGCATGGCAACTTGCTCTTGGATTGTACTTTTTTGGAGTTTTTAGTAACCTAACGAACATTTCTGTAAACACACAGGGGGTTTATACCGAAGGACTTTTTAAAAGAACCATTATGTCTTCCTTTCATGGAATGTGGAGTATGGCTGGATTTACTGGTGCATTGGTAGGATTGGGAATGTTAGCATTAGGTCTTAGTACGTATTCTCATTTTCTTATTGTTGCTTTCATTGCTTTTTTGTTGATAGTATTCAATTTTAAATTCTTAATTAAAGCCAAAGAAACTATTAAAACAGAGAAGAAAAAGGGATTCCGAAAACCAGATACGACTTTAGTTTTACTTGGTATTATTGGATTTTGTAGTATGGCTAGCGAAGGAATCATGTTTGATTGGAGTGGCGTATTCTTTAAAGATATAGTCAAAGTTCCTGGAGCTTTAGTGATTTTAGGGTACACCTCTTTTATGATTATGATGGCCAGCGGTCGTTTTTTTGGAGACAAATTAATCAATAAATTTGGACGAAAAACGGTAATGCAAATTAGTGGAATTATGATTTCATCCGGTTTTTTTACAGCGGTTATATTTCCATATTTGATACCTTCAATGATTGCTTTTATGGTTATTGGTTTAGGGGTTTCAACAATAGTTCCTACTCTCTATAGTATTGCAGGGAAACATCCAACGATACCTACTGGTGAAGCTTTAACAGCTGTTTCTAGTGTAAGTTTTCTTGGCTTTCTGATGGGACCACCTATGATAGGATATATTGCAGAAGCTTCTAGTTTGCGTTATTCCTTTGCTTTTATTGGCATTTTTGGTGTTTTCATTGCATTTATGGTAAGCAGAATTAAGACAATTAATTAA